The following proteins are encoded in a genomic region of Nitratireductor sp. GISD-1A_MAKvit:
- a CDS encoding DUF2865 domain-containing protein, with the protein MRKGGDTIWKTGLACLVLIVGMAALTLDAAAKSKTCRKLEARLATVSGASPAQAKRYDRAIAKQSQQLKILRGQMRKASCGFGLFSSQARQCAALKRSEGKMKSNLAKLRKQRSRIGGGSAASRKRIEASLKKHGCGNRPERTKKKSTGKRITDNKAKQPQRPGSVYQTMCVRLCDGYYFPISFSVSKKHFPRDAKTCEARCPGAEVALYTHDVQRETPEEMVSAADGSAYLDLPKAFSYRRTGIRKKICGCQRPKNFKVIAGEKSQLVATPAGEEQKAQTSAETAPSGAGQERGSSFHVARSPERDARSKSHDGARKKQDEESDRTSSVAPEARQTPRRVRIVGPAFLPDPEEAIDLRAPAPAPAP; encoded by the coding sequence ATGCGCAAGGGCGGCGATACGATCTGGAAGACGGGACTGGCCTGCCTGGTCTTGATTGTTGGCATGGCAGCCCTCACTCTGGATGCAGCCGCCAAATCAAAAACCTGCCGTAAGCTGGAAGCCCGGTTGGCCACGGTGTCTGGAGCATCTCCAGCCCAGGCAAAGCGCTATGATCGCGCCATTGCCAAACAAAGCCAGCAACTGAAAATTCTCCGTGGTCAGATGAGGAAGGCCAGTTGCGGTTTTGGTCTGTTTTCAAGCCAAGCGCGGCAATGCGCTGCATTGAAACGTTCCGAAGGAAAGATGAAGAGCAATCTGGCAAAACTGCGCAAGCAGCGTAGCCGTATCGGTGGCGGGTCAGCTGCAAGCCGAAAAAGAATTGAAGCTTCCCTAAAGAAGCATGGTTGTGGAAACCGTCCGGAGCGGACGAAAAAAAAATCGACGGGAAAACGCATCACAGACAACAAGGCCAAGCAACCACAGCGTCCTGGAAGCGTATACCAGACGATGTGTGTCCGCCTGTGCGACGGATATTACTTTCCCATTTCCTTTTCGGTCTCCAAGAAACATTTCCCGCGCGATGCGAAAACATGCGAGGCGCGCTGCCCCGGAGCCGAAGTGGCGCTCTACACCCATGATGTGCAGCGCGAAACGCCAGAAGAGATGGTTTCGGCAGCCGACGGCAGCGCCTATCTGGACCTGCCCAAAGCTTTCAGCTATCGCCGGACCGGTATTCGCAAGAAGATTTGTGGATGCCAGCGCCCGAAAAACTTCAAGGTCATCGCTGGCGAAAAATCACAGCTTGTAGCGACCCCCGCTGGAGAAGAGCAGAAGGCGCAAACTTCCGCGGAAACCGCCCCGTCGGGCGCAGGCCAAGAGCGGGGCTCGAGCTTTCATGTCGCCAGATCGCCAGAAAGGGATGCACGCAGCAAGTCCCATGATGGCGCCCGCAAAAAACAGGATGAGGAAAGCGACCGGACAAGCTCTGTTGCGCCGGAAGCCCGACAGACACCAAGGCGCGTCAGGATAGTCGGGCCAGCGTTTCTTCCCGACCCAGAAGAGGCAATAGACCTGCGAGCTCCGGCCCCTGCTCCCGCCCCGTAA
- a CDS encoding NADP-dependent malic enzyme translates to MSSESKKTQRSEFDEAALFFHSHPTPGKLEIQATKPLGNQRDLALAYSPGVATPCMAIHDDPKTAADYTARANLVAVVSNGSAVLGLGNIGPLASKPVMEGKAVLFKKFAGIDVFDIEIDAPEIDRMVETVAALEPTFGGINLEDIKAPECFEVEEQLKKRMGIPVFHDDQHGTAIIVAAAVLNGLELAGKDIARAKIVSSGAGAAALACLNLLVSLGAKTENIWLTDRHGVVYEGRQEEMDRWKAPYVKDTDARRLADVIGGADVFLGLSAAGVLKPEMLADMASKPLILALANPVPEIMPDVAREARPDAMICTGRSDFPNQVNNVLCFPYIFRGALDVGATAINEEMKRAAVKAIAGLAREEPSDVAARAYSGETPIFGPDFLIPSPFDPRLILRIAPAVAKAAMESGVAARPIADMDQYLDRLNRFVFRSGLVMKPVFSAAKGAGTKRVIYADGEDERVLRAAQVVIEEGIAEPIIIGRPHVVETRLKRYGLRIRPGEDFAIINPEDDPRYRDYVELLVQLAGRRGVTPEAARTLVRTNTTVIAAIAMMRDEADAMICGLEGRFEKHLRYVDMIIGKREGVCDLSTLSMLISQFGVTFFTDTYVTLCPSASEIVETTILAAEEIRRFGIEPKAALLSHSNFGSRDSESSLKMREAARTLKRIAPDLVSDGEMHGDSALSETLRQRVFPQAALTGEANLLVFPTLDAANITLTTLKVMTDALHVGPILLGTAMPAHILTPSVTSRGVVNMTALAAVEALQKSKAVMTG, encoded by the coding sequence ATGTCATCCGAGAGCAAGAAAACGCAAAGATCCGAGTTCGACGAGGCTGCGCTCTTCTTCCATAGCCATCCGACGCCCGGGAAACTGGAGATCCAGGCGACAAAGCCGCTTGGCAACCAGCGTGATCTGGCTCTGGCCTATTCTCCGGGTGTTGCCACCCCGTGCATGGCCATTCATGACGATCCCAAAACGGCTGCCGACTACACCGCGCGCGCCAATCTGGTGGCGGTCGTATCGAACGGATCTGCCGTGCTCGGCCTCGGCAATATCGGCCCTCTCGCTTCCAAACCGGTGATGGAAGGCAAGGCCGTTTTGTTCAAGAAGTTTGCCGGCATCGACGTTTTCGACATCGAAATCGATGCGCCGGAAATCGATAGGATGGTCGAAACCGTCGCCGCCCTTGAACCCACCTTCGGAGGCATCAATCTGGAAGATATCAAGGCTCCAGAATGCTTCGAGGTCGAGGAACAGCTCAAGAAGCGCATGGGCATTCCCGTTTTCCATGACGACCAGCACGGAACAGCGATCATCGTGGCGGCCGCCGTTTTGAACGGGCTCGAACTGGCCGGCAAGGACATTGCACGAGCAAAGATTGTTTCGTCGGGCGCAGGCGCTGCCGCGCTTGCCTGCCTCAACCTCCTCGTCTCGCTGGGTGCAAAAACCGAGAACATCTGGCTCACCGACCGTCATGGTGTCGTCTATGAAGGCCGCCAGGAAGAAATGGATCGCTGGAAAGCGCCATATGTGAAAGACACCGATGCCCGCAGGCTGGCGGATGTGATTGGTGGAGCAGATGTGTTTCTGGGCCTGTCGGCGGCCGGTGTTCTGAAACCGGAGATGCTTGCCGACATGGCCAGCAAGCCATTGATCCTGGCGCTTGCGAATCCGGTTCCCGAAATCATGCCGGACGTGGCCCGCGAGGCACGGCCCGACGCCATGATCTGCACCGGTCGCTCCGACTTTCCCAACCAGGTCAACAACGTCCTTTGCTTCCCATACATTTTCCGCGGTGCACTCGATGTGGGCGCAACAGCGATCAATGAAGAAATGAAGCGTGCTGCCGTGAAGGCGATTGCCGGGCTGGCACGTGAAGAGCCATCGGATGTGGCAGCACGCGCCTACTCCGGAGAGACGCCGATTTTCGGTCCGGACTTCCTGATCCCCTCTCCCTTCGACCCTCGGCTTATCCTGCGCATCGCTCCGGCGGTGGCAAAGGCGGCAATGGAAAGCGGCGTCGCCGCCCGCCCCATTGCCGACATGGATCAGTATCTCGATCGCCTGAACCGGTTTGTCTTCCGCTCCGGTCTCGTGATGAAGCCTGTGTTCTCGGCAGCCAAGGGCGCGGGAACCAAACGCGTGATCTATGCGGATGGCGAGGATGAGCGCGTGCTGCGTGCCGCTCAGGTGGTGATCGAGGAAGGCATTGCCGAACCCATCATCATTGGTCGTCCACATGTGGTGGAAACCCGACTGAAGCGCTATGGCCTGCGCATTCGACCCGGTGAAGACTTCGCCATCATCAACCCCGAGGATGACCCTCGCTATCGGGATTACGTAGAACTTCTGGTGCAGTTGGCCGGCCGTCGCGGTGTGACCCCGGAGGCGGCGCGCACACTGGTGCGCACAAACACCACGGTGATCGCAGCCATCGCCATGATGCGCGACGAGGCGGACGCAATGATCTGCGGGCTTGAAGGCCGTTTTGAAAAGCACCTTCGGTATGTCGACATGATCATCGGCAAGCGAGAGGGCGTGTGCGACCTGTCGACGCTCTCGATGCTGATCTCGCAGTTCGGCGTGACCTTCTTTACCGACACTTACGTGACGCTGTGCCCGTCCGCTTCGGAAATCGTTGAAACAACGATCCTCGCAGCCGAAGAAATCCGCCGGTTCGGCATTGAGCCCAAGGCCGCGCTTCTGTCGCACTCCAATTTCGGCTCGCGCGATTCCGAAAGTTCGCTGAAAATGCGTGAGGCAGCCCGGACGCTGAAACGCATCGCACCAGACCTCGTTTCCGATGGCGAGATGCACGGCGATTCAGCACTCTCGGAAACTCTTAGACAGCGGGTCTTTCCACAGGCAGCATTGACCGGAGAGGCCAATCTCCTCGTCTTCCCGACCCTCGACGCCGCCAACATCACCCTGACAACACTCAAGGTCATGACAGATGCCCTGCATGTCGGCCCGATACTCCTTGGCACAGCCATGCCGGCGCACATCCTCACCCCTTCCGTAACATCTCGCGGAGTCGTGAACATGACAGCACTTGCGGCAGTCGAGGCGCTCCAGAAAAGCAAGGCCGTCATGACCGGTTGA